In Sphingobium amiense, a genomic segment contains:
- a CDS encoding isovaleryl-CoA dehydrogenase gives MAEFDFALGETADMIRQSTARFATDRIAPLAAEIDAKDWFPREELWPAMGELGLHGITVEEQWGGLGLGYLEHVVAQEEVARASASIGLSYGAHSNLCVNQIRRWGNEAQKAKYLPKLISGEHVGSLAMSEAGAGSDVISMKLRAEKRGDRYILNGTKFWITNAPYADTLVVYAKTGEGSKGVTTFLIEKDMKGFSIGQKIDKMGMRGSPTAELVFDDCEVPEENIMGPLNGGAGVLMSGLDYERTVLSGIQLGIMQACLDTVLPYVRERKQFGKPIGAFQLMQAKVADMYVALNSARAYVYAVAKACDAGRTTRFDAAGAILLASENAMKVALEAVQALGGAGYTKDWPVERFMRDAKLLDIGAGTNEIRRMLIGRELIGGGA, from the coding sequence ATGGCTGAGTTCGATTTCGCGCTGGGTGAGACGGCGGACATGATCCGGCAAAGCACCGCGCGTTTCGCCACGGACAGGATCGCCCCCCTCGCCGCGGAGATCGACGCGAAGGACTGGTTCCCGCGTGAGGAACTGTGGCCCGCCATGGGTGAACTCGGCCTCCACGGCATCACGGTCGAGGAACAGTGGGGCGGGCTTGGCCTCGGCTATCTGGAACATGTCGTGGCGCAGGAGGAAGTCGCCCGCGCGTCCGCCTCCATCGGCCTCAGCTACGGCGCGCACTCCAACCTCTGCGTCAACCAGATCCGCCGCTGGGGCAATGAGGCGCAGAAGGCGAAATATCTGCCCAAGCTCATTTCCGGGGAGCATGTGGGGTCGCTCGCCATGTCGGAAGCGGGCGCGGGGTCGGACGTCATCTCGATGAAGCTGCGCGCGGAAAAGCGCGGCGACCGCTATATCCTCAATGGCACGAAGTTCTGGATCACCAACGCCCCTTATGCCGACACGCTGGTCGTCTATGCCAAGACGGGAGAGGGGTCGAAGGGCGTCACGACCTTCCTGATCGAAAAGGACATGAAGGGTTTTTCCATCGGGCAGAAGATCGACAAGATGGGGATGCGCGGCTCCCCCACCGCCGAACTGGTGTTCGACGATTGCGAGGTGCCGGAGGAGAATATCATGGGGCCGCTGAATGGCGGCGCGGGCGTGCTGATGAGCGGCCTCGACTATGAGCGCACGGTGCTTTCGGGCATCCAGCTCGGCATCATGCAGGCGTGCCTCGACACGGTGCTGCCCTATGTCCGGGAGCGCAAGCAGTTCGGCAAGCCTATCGGCGCGTTCCAGTTGATGCAGGCCAAGGTCGCCGACATGTATGTCGCGCTCAATTCGGCCCGCGCCTACGTTTATGCCGTGGCGAAGGCGTGCGATGCGGGCCGCACCACCCGCTTCGACGCGGCGGGCGCGATCCTGCTGGCGAGCGAGAATGCGATGAAGGTCGCGCTCGAAGCGGTGCAGGCGCTGGGCGGCGCGGGCTACACGAAGGACTGGCCGGTGGAACGCTTCATGCGCGACGCCAAGCTGCTCGACATCGGGGCGGGCACCAACGAGATCCGCCGCATGCTGATCGGCCGGGAACTGATCGGAGGCGGGGCATGA
- a CDS encoding endonuclease domain-containing protein — MLRDRAPKARGSVGRARALRRAMSLPEVLLWQALRSRPDGLKFRRQHPSGVFILDFYCGDVLLAVEIDGAAHERGDRPEKDAARDDWFAAHDIVTLRIPARDVLNDLDGVVRFIVVRAVARLPLHHPAAPGGPPPPDKLGEE; from the coding sequence ATGCTCAGGGACAGAGCGCCCAAAGCACGGGGAAGCGTCGGCAGGGCGCGGGCGCTGCGGCGCGCGATGAGCTTGCCGGAAGTGCTGCTGTGGCAGGCGTTGCGGAGCCGTCCTGACGGCCTCAAGTTCCGACGCCAGCATCCAAGCGGCGTCTTCATTCTCGATTTCTATTGCGGCGACGTCCTGCTCGCGGTCGAGATTGACGGCGCTGCGCATGAGCGGGGAGACCGGCCCGAAAAGGACGCGGCGCGGGACGACTGGTTCGCGGCGCATGACATCGTGACCCTGCGCATTCCGGCGCGCGATGTGCTGAACGATCTCGATGGCGTCGTGCGCTTCATCGTGGTGCGGGCGGTGGCGCGATTGCCCCTCCACCACCCGGCTGCGCCGGGCGGTCCCCCTCCCCCAGACAAGCTGGGGGAGGAATGA
- a CDS encoding HpcH/HpaI aldolase/citrate lyase family protein — protein sequence MSLRSLLFVPADRPERFARAAASGADALILDLEDSVTPERKAPGREAVAAWLAQPRALPAFVRVNPLDSGLTQADLDAVLAGRPDGLVLPKAEGAESVRSLIAMTGGTAPPILPIATETPAAIFQLGSYGAVAAHLAGLTWGAEDLPAAIGAATSREEDGRYTPPYEMVRGLTLFGAHAAGVEAIETVFPRIDDVQALAAYVARARRDGFTGMMAIHPAQVAVINAGFMPGEADIAHARAVVDAFAAAPGAGALRLDGKMIDRPHLVQAQRLLARAGLPI from the coding sequence ATGAGCCTGCGCTCGCTGCTCTTCGTCCCCGCCGACCGGCCCGAGCGCTTCGCCAGGGCGGCGGCGAGCGGGGCGGACGCGCTCATCCTCGACCTGGAGGACAGCGTGACGCCCGAGCGCAAGGCGCCGGGCCGCGAGGCGGTCGCCGCATGGCTGGCGCAGCCGCGCGCGCTGCCCGCCTTCGTGCGCGTCAATCCGCTCGACAGCGGGCTGACGCAGGCCGATCTCGACGCGGTGCTGGCGGGGCGGCCCGACGGGCTGGTGCTGCCCAAGGCGGAGGGGGCGGAGAGCGTCCGGTCGCTGATCGCGATGACGGGAGGGACCGCGCCGCCGATCCTCCCCATCGCCACCGAAACCCCCGCCGCCATCTTTCAGCTCGGCAGCTACGGCGCGGTCGCGGCGCATCTGGCGGGCCTGACATGGGGGGCGGAGGATCTGCCCGCCGCCATCGGCGCGGCCACTTCGCGCGAGGAGGACGGGCGCTACACCCCGCCCTATGAGATGGTGCGCGGCCTGACCCTGTTCGGCGCGCATGCCGCGGGCGTCGAGGCGATCGAGACCGTGTTTCCCCGCATCGACGACGTGCAGGCGCTCGCTGCTTATGTCGCCCGGGCGCGGCGCGACGGCTTTACCGGCATGATGGCGATCCACCCGGCGCAGGTGGCGGTCATCAATGCGGGCTTCATGCCCGGCGAGGCGGACATCGCCCATGCCCGCGCGGTCGTCGACGCCTTCGCCGCAGCGCCCGGCGCAGGGGCGCTGCGCCTCGACGGCAAGATGATCGACCGCCCCCATCTGGTGCAGGCACAGCGGCTGCTGGCCCGCGCCGGCCTTCCGATCTAG
- a CDS encoding carboxyl transferase domain-containing protein, with the protein MSGPVLDTTLSRDSETFRANAAHNRALADDLRAKVAAAARGGSDSAREKHVARGKLLPRDRVERLLDPGSPFLEIGQLAANGLYGDEVPGAGIVAGIGRVSGRQVMIACNDATVKGGTYFPMTVKKHLRAQEIALENRLPCIYLVDSGGANLPNQAEVFPDRDHFGRIFYNQAQMSARGIPQIACVMGSCTAGGAYVPAMSDESVIVRNQGTIFLAGPPLVQAATGEVISAEDLGGGDLHGRKSGVVDHVAGNDDHALTIVRDIVSTLHPDRTPDLNLRDPRPPVHDASDLYGIVPQDVRAPYDVREVIARIVDGSEFHEFKALYGTTLVCGFAHIWGMPVAILANNGVLFSESAVKGAHFIELACQRRVPLLFLQNISGFMVGGKYEAEGIAKNGAKLVTAVATAQVPKITVLIGGSFGAGNYGMCGRAYGPRFLFTWPNSRISVMGGEQAASVLATVNRDAANWTPEQAEAFKAPVRQRFEEEGSPYYATARLWDDGVIDPAQTRDVLGLAFAATLNAPIEDRAQFGIFRM; encoded by the coding sequence ATGAGCGGGCCGGTCCTCGACACGACACTCTCGCGCGACAGCGAGACGTTCCGCGCCAACGCGGCGCATAATCGCGCTCTGGCCGACGACCTGCGCGCCAAGGTCGCCGCCGCCGCGCGCGGTGGGTCGGACAGCGCGCGGGAGAAGCATGTCGCGCGTGGCAAGCTGCTGCCCCGCGACCGCGTCGAACGGCTGCTCGATCCGGGCAGCCCCTTCCTCGAAATCGGGCAGCTCGCCGCCAACGGCCTCTATGGAGACGAAGTGCCGGGCGCGGGCATCGTCGCGGGCATCGGCCGGGTGTCGGGCCGTCAGGTGATGATCGCCTGCAACGACGCCACGGTGAAGGGCGGCACTTACTTCCCGATGACGGTGAAGAAGCATCTGCGCGCGCAGGAGATCGCGCTCGAAAACCGGCTGCCCTGCATCTACCTCGTCGACTCGGGCGGCGCGAACCTGCCCAATCAGGCGGAGGTCTTCCCCGACCGCGACCATTTCGGCCGCATCTTCTACAATCAGGCGCAGATGAGCGCGCGCGGCATTCCCCAGATCGCCTGCGTCATGGGAAGCTGCACCGCGGGCGGCGCCTACGTCCCCGCCATGTCGGACGAAAGCGTCATCGTCCGCAATCAGGGCACGATCTTCCTCGCCGGCCCGCCGCTGGTGCAGGCAGCGACGGGCGAGGTCATCAGCGCGGAGGATCTGGGCGGCGGCGACCTGCATGGCCGCAAGTCCGGCGTGGTCGATCATGTCGCCGGGAATGACGATCATGCGCTGACCATCGTGCGCGACATCGTCTCGACGCTTCATCCCGACCGGACGCCCGACCTCAACCTGCGCGATCCCCGCCCGCCGGTCCATGACGCCAGTGACCTCTACGGCATCGTGCCGCAGGACGTCCGCGCCCCCTATGACGTGCGCGAAGTCATCGCCCGCATCGTCGACGGCAGCGAATTTCACGAGTTCAAGGCGCTCTACGGCACCACGCTGGTCTGCGGCTTCGCCCATATCTGGGGCATGCCGGTCGCGATCCTCGCCAATAACGGCGTCCTCTTTAGCGAAAGCGCGGTCAAGGGCGCGCATTTCATCGAACTCGCCTGCCAGCGGCGCGTGCCTTTGCTGTTCCTCCAGAACATCTCCGGCTTCATGGTCGGCGGCAAATATGAGGCGGAGGGCATCGCCAAGAACGGCGCGAAGCTCGTCACCGCCGTCGCCACGGCGCAGGTCCCCAAGATCACCGTGCTGATCGGCGGCAGCTTCGGCGCGGGCAATTACGGCATGTGCGGCAGAGCCTATGGCCCGCGCTTCCTCTTCACCTGGCCCAACAGCCGCATTTCGGTGATGGGCGGCGAACAGGCGGCGAGCGTGCTCGCGACCGTCAACCGCGACGCGGCGAACTGGACGCCCGAGCAAGCCGAAGCCTTCAAGGCGCCGGTCCGCCAGCGCTTCGAGGAGGAAGGCAGCCCCTATTATGCCACCGCGCGGCTATGGGACGATGGCGTCATCGACCCCGCCCAGACCCGCGACGTCCTCGGCCTCGCCTTCGCCGCCACGCTGAACGCGCCGATAGAAGACCGCGCGCAGTTCGGCATATTCCGGATGTGA
- a CDS encoding GH1 family beta-glucosidase produces the protein MTGINRRELGVGLGLGLGAAALGTALGSGAAQAQAAPAGTPDSLSFPPGFLWGCATASYQIEGAAREDGRGPSVWDVFSHTPGRVANGDTGDVACDSYHRYPEDIALLKALGVKAYRFSIAWPRIFPEGRGKPNQKGVDYYNRLIDGLLAAGIEPHATLFHWDLPAALPGGWQNRDTSYAFADYAGYMAGRLSDRMKHFMTVNELLCFTDLGYLTGGKAPGLKLLQKDANQVRHHGVLAHGLGVQAIRANAKAGTLVGLAENPSIYVPAIETPEHIEAAKKAMRDQNAMFLTAIMEGRYLDSYLSAQGSDAPVVKAGDMAAIGSPLDFLSINVYTGKMVRADPASPTGYAVLPMTGEAPRMPSRWLYVTPEVIYWGLRAIHELWKPKALYISENGCSADDKVSADGKVYDTDRVMYLRNYVTHLQRAAREGLPIRGYFLWSLMDNFEWEDGYTKLFGIHHVDFKTQKRTPKLSADWYRELIRVNRLV, from the coding sequence ATGACCGGGATCAACCGCCGTGAGCTGGGAGTGGGACTGGGGCTGGGGCTGGGCGCGGCTGCATTGGGAACGGCGCTGGGCAGCGGCGCGGCGCAAGCGCAGGCGGCACCCGCCGGAACGCCGGACAGCCTGTCCTTCCCGCCCGGTTTCCTCTGGGGTTGCGCCACCGCCTCCTATCAGATCGAAGGCGCGGCGCGCGAGGACGGGCGCGGTCCGTCCGTCTGGGACGTGTTTTCCCATACGCCGGGCAGAGTCGCCAACGGCGACACCGGCGATGTCGCCTGCGACAGCTATCACCGCTATCCTGAGGACATCGCGCTGCTGAAGGCGCTGGGCGTCAAGGCCTATCGCTTCTCCATTGCCTGGCCGCGCATCTTTCCCGAAGGCCGGGGCAAGCCCAACCAGAAGGGCGTCGATTATTACAACCGCCTGATCGACGGCCTGCTCGCCGCCGGGATCGAGCCGCATGCGACGCTGTTCCACTGGGATCTGCCCGCCGCGCTGCCGGGCGGCTGGCAGAACCGGGACACGTCCTACGCTTTTGCCGACTATGCGGGCTATATGGCCGGGCGGCTGAGCGACCGGATGAAGCATTTCATGACGGTCAACGAACTGCTCTGCTTCACCGACCTCGGCTATCTGACCGGCGGCAAGGCTCCGGGCCTCAAACTGCTGCAGAAGGACGCCAATCAGGTGCGGCATCATGGCGTGCTCGCCCACGGCCTTGGCGTGCAGGCGATCCGGGCGAACGCGAAGGCCGGGACGCTGGTGGGTCTCGCCGAAAACCCGTCCATCTACGTCCCCGCCATCGAAACGCCCGAACATATCGAGGCGGCGAAGAAGGCGATGCGCGATCAGAACGCCATGTTCCTGACCGCCATCATGGAAGGACGCTATCTCGACAGCTACCTGAGCGCGCAGGGCAGCGACGCGCCGGTGGTGAAGGCGGGCGACATGGCGGCGATCGGCAGCCCGCTCGATTTCCTGTCGATCAACGTCTATACCGGCAAGATGGTGCGGGCGGACCCGGCCAGCCCCACCGGCTACGCCGTCCTGCCCATGACCGGCGAAGCGCCTCGTATGCCCTCCAGATGGCTCTATGTAACGCCCGAGGTGATCTACTGGGGACTGCGCGCGATCCATGAGCTGTGGAAGCCCAAAGCGCTCTATATTTCGGAGAATGGCTGTTCCGCCGACGACAAGGTAAGCGCCGACGGCAAGGTCTACGACACCGACCGCGTCATGTATCTGCGCAACTATGTCACCCATCTCCAGCGCGCCGCGCGCGAGGGGCTGCCGATCAGGGGCTATTTCCTCTGGAGCCTGATGGACAATTTCGAGTGGGAGGACGGCTATACCAAGCTGTTCGGCATCCACCATGTCGACTTCAAAACGCAGAAGCGCACGCCCA
- a CDS encoding acetyl/propionyl/methylcrotonyl-CoA carboxylase subunit alpha — protein MIASLLIANRGEIACRIIRTARTLGVRTVAVYSDADADALHVRSADEAVHIGPSPARESYLVGEKIIAAAKATGAQAIHPGYGFLSENADFAQAVIDAGLIWVGPRPDSIRAMGLKDAAKKLMQDAGVPTTPGYLGEDQSEGRLKAEADAIGYPVLIKAVAGGGGKGMRKVDAAEDFAEALASCRREAAASFGNDAVLLEKYITNPRHIEVQVFGDTHGHVVHLFERDCSLQRRHQKVIEEAPAPGMDEATRAAVCTAAVNAAKAVDYVGAGTIEFIADGSDGLRADRIWFMEMNTRLQVEHPVTEEITGVDLVEWQLRVASGEPLPKTQDQLSINGHAMEARLYAEDPAKGFLPSIGRLDTFNLESDAPGLRIDTGVERGAEISPFYDPMIAKVIAHGANRDEARERLAAALAGSAVWPLKTNAGFLVKALRHADFAAARLDTGLIAREGDALLPPARPTEEALADGAAALTGGGGLAGFRLNAPARTEAMFLLDREAVNLRFDPREGADAPSSDVLIAEDGQVWRLGPWRAGGSGGADASDGAILSPMPGRIIAVGVAEGERVTKGQKLLTLEAMKMEHSLVAPFDGTVAELNAAEGGQVSEGALLAKIEKDG, from the coding sequence ATGATCGCCTCCCTCCTCATCGCCAATCGGGGCGAGATCGCCTGCCGCATCATCCGCACCGCGCGGACGCTGGGCGTTCGCACCGTCGCCGTCTATTCCGATGCCGACGCGGACGCGCTCCATGTCCGCTCCGCTGACGAAGCCGTGCATATCGGCCCCTCCCCTGCCCGCGAATCCTACCTTGTCGGCGAAAAGATCATCGCCGCTGCAAAAGCGACCGGCGCGCAGGCGATCCATCCCGGTTACGGCTTCCTCTCCGAAAATGCCGATTTCGCGCAGGCGGTGATCGACGCAGGCCTCATCTGGGTCGGCCCGCGCCCCGACAGCATCCGCGCCATGGGCCTGAAGGACGCTGCCAAAAAGCTGATGCAGGACGCCGGTGTCCCGACCACGCCCGGCTATCTGGGCGAGGACCAGAGCGAGGGCCGCCTGAAGGCGGAAGCCGACGCCATCGGCTATCCCGTGCTTATCAAGGCGGTCGCGGGCGGCGGCGGCAAGGGGATGCGCAAGGTCGACGCAGCGGAAGACTTCGCCGAAGCGCTCGCCTCCTGCCGGCGCGAGGCGGCGGCGAGCTTCGGCAACGACGCCGTGCTGCTCGAAAAATACATCACGAACCCGCGCCATATCGAGGTGCAGGTCTTCGGCGATACGCACGGCCATGTCGTCCACCTGTTCGAACGCGACTGTTCGCTCCAGCGCCGCCACCAGAAGGTGATCGAGGAAGCCCCCGCCCCCGGCATGGACGAAGCGACGCGCGCGGCGGTCTGCACTGCGGCGGTCAACGCGGCGAAGGCGGTGGACTATGTCGGCGCGGGCACGATCGAGTTCATCGCCGATGGATCGGACGGCCTGCGCGCCGACCGCATCTGGTTCATGGAAATGAACACGCGGCTTCAGGTCGAACATCCGGTGACGGAGGAAATTACCGGCGTCGATCTGGTCGAATGGCAATTGCGCGTCGCGTCCGGCGAACCGCTGCCGAAGACGCAGGACCAACTGTCGATCAACGGTCACGCGATGGAAGCGCGCCTCTACGCCGAAGATCCGGCCAAGGGCTTTCTGCCGAGCATCGGGCGGCTGGACACCTTCAATCTGGAGAGCGACGCGCCGGGCCTGCGCATCGACACGGGCGTCGAGCGGGGAGCGGAGATTTCGCCCTTCTACGATCCGATGATCGCCAAGGTGATCGCCCATGGCGCAAACCGTGACGAAGCGCGGGAGCGGCTGGCGGCGGCGCTGGCGGGCAGCGCGGTCTGGCCGCTCAAGACCAATGCGGGCTTTCTGGTGAAGGCACTGCGCCACGCCGACTTCGCCGCCGCGCGGCTCGACACCGGGCTGATCGCGCGGGAGGGCGACGCGCTCCTGCCACCCGCCCGCCCCACCGAGGAAGCGCTGGCGGACGGGGCGGCGGCGCTGACGGGAGGCGGCGGGCTGGCGGGTTTTCGCCTCAACGCACCCGCCCGCACCGAAGCCATGTTTCTGCTCGACCGGGAGGCGGTGAACTTGCGCTTCGATCCGCGCGAGGGGGCGGACGCACCGTCATCCGATGTGCTGATCGCGGAGGACGGGCAGGTCTGGCGGCTCGGCCCATGGCGCGCAGGGGGAAGCGGCGGGGCGGATGCCTCCGACGGCGCGATCCTCTCGCCTATGCCGGGACGGATCATCGCGGTGGGGGTCGCCGAGGGCGAGCGCGTGACGAAGGGGCAGAAGCTCCTCACCCTTGAAGCCATGAAGATGGAGCACAGCCTCGTCGCGCCCTTCGACGGCACCGTGGCGGAACTCAATGCGGCGGAAGGCGGGCAGGTCAGCGAAGGCGCGCTGCTGGCGAAGATCGAGAAGGACGGATAG
- a CDS encoding MaoC family dehydratase, translating to MAGKYFDQWQIGETIAHDIRRTVTETDNLLFSTMTHNPQPLHLDAEAAKASEFGQILVNGTFTFALMVGLSVGDTTLGTLVANLGYDRLVMPSPVFIGDTLRCETDVTDLKASRSRPNAGIVTFTHRLLNQRGEIVCQCLRMALLKRSDA from the coding sequence GTGGCAGGCAAATATTTCGACCAGTGGCAGATCGGCGAAACCATCGCCCACGACATCCGCCGCACCGTGACGGAAACGGACAATCTCCTCTTCTCGACGATGACGCACAATCCCCAGCCGCTGCACCTCGACGCCGAAGCGGCGAAGGCGAGCGAGTTCGGGCAGATCCTCGTCAACGGCACCTTCACCTTCGCGCTGATGGTGGGGCTGTCGGTCGGCGATACGACGCTCGGCACGCTGGTGGCAAACCTCGGCTATGACAGGCTCGTCATGCCCAGCCCCGTCTTCATCGGCGACACGCTGCGCTGCGAAACGGATGTGACGGACCTGAAAGCCAGCAGGTCGCGTCCCAATGCGGGCATCGTCACCTTCACCCATCGCCTGCTGAACCAGCGGGGCGAGATCGTCTGCCAGTGCCTGCGCATGGCGCTGCTCAAGCGGTCCGACGCATGA
- a CDS encoding glycoside hydrolase family 31 protein, which produces MKATEWRTAVAGLALTAAGFALPAWAEPMALLDRNGSRVAIEPYAPNILRVTIAMDKELAQAPPGDGPIAKADASGWTHRSGAEGDIFTSAALSLTVDAKPWPKAPSQMERYFVSALPPVSLSVRDASGALLTRMTGWEMAPVTVNGEKTFKVGATFDAPADEHYYGLGQNQDGVLDLKGRQIDCQHHYDAPAGETVCVPFMVTNRGYGIVWDNPARTLVWPGLHSTTRWQSQVGERVSFFVIAGKSADELYAGYAKLTGETPLPPKAGFGLIQSKARYESQQELLGIANGYRQRNLPLDVMVLDWFYWTRMGQIDIDRAYFPDPRGMNDTLKSMGMRSIISVWPRFERESRYFEMLSTKGWLLHDRDGHPIDGLPMRYDRAGALLDSTDPDARQWFWGTVRDNILSQGFDWLWLDETEPDLVPDGYWYARGSGDRYHNLYPLVHTGGVADGSARDRPDFRNLILARAAYLGSQRTGSLFWSSDVHATWDALKRQVPTGLNFTASGLAYWGSDIGGWQWPKGPKADRPVLVDPAGATAMDADYPDYPELFVRWFQYSVFTPTLRIHGQRPGTALWEYGTAAEPILSDWLRLRYALMPYLYALGRHTYESGAPFMRALFMDFPDDRKALTVGDQYMFGPAFLVAPVTEQGKTKRTVYLPAGTAWYDYWTERRYEGGQSVEVDAPITQMPLFVKAGSIVPMGAPVKSTAEKQMVESIRVYPGADARFTLYDDDGTTNAYRKGGMKADLLWNDATRQLTTKGRLPTGQTLTGLVRVIGQ; this is translated from the coding sequence ATGAAAGCGACGGAGTGGCGGACGGCGGTGGCGGGTCTTGCCCTGACGGCGGCAGGCTTCGCGCTGCCCGCATGGGCCGAACCGATGGCGCTGCTCGACCGCAACGGCAGCCGCGTCGCCATCGAACCCTATGCGCCCAACATCCTGCGCGTCACCATCGCGATGGACAAGGAGCTGGCGCAAGCGCCGCCGGGCGACGGCCCCATCGCCAAGGCTGACGCAAGCGGCTGGACCCATCGCAGCGGCGCGGAAGGCGACATCTTCACCTCCGCCGCCCTCTCCCTGACCGTGGACGCAAAGCCCTGGCCAAAGGCGCCGAGCCAGATGGAACGCTATTTCGTGTCCGCGCTGCCGCCGGTCAGCCTTTCGGTGCGCGATGCATCGGGCGCGCTGCTCACGCGGATGACCGGCTGGGAAATGGCGCCCGTCACGGTCAACGGCGAAAAGACCTTCAAGGTCGGCGCGACCTTCGATGCTCCGGCCGACGAGCATTATTACGGCCTCGGGCAAAATCAGGACGGCGTGCTCGACCTGAAGGGGCGGCAGATCGACTGCCAGCATCATTATGACGCGCCCGCGGGCGAGACGGTCTGCGTCCCCTTCATGGTCACGAACAGGGGCTATGGCATCGTCTGGGACAATCCGGCGCGCACTCTGGTGTGGCCCGGCCTCCATTCGACAACCCGCTGGCAGAGCCAGGTCGGCGAGCGTGTGTCCTTCTTCGTCATCGCGGGGAAAAGCGCCGACGAGCTTTACGCCGGCTACGCGAAGCTGACGGGCGAGACGCCGCTGCCGCCCAAGGCGGGCTTCGGCCTCATCCAGAGCAAGGCGCGCTACGAAAGCCAGCAGGAACTGCTCGGCATTGCGAACGGATACCGCCAGCGCAACCTGCCGCTCGACGTCATGGTGCTCGACTGGTTCTACTGGACCCGCATGGGCCAGATCGACATCGACCGCGCCTATTTCCCTGACCCCAGGGGCATGAACGATACTCTCAAGTCCATGGGAATGCGCTCGATCATCAGCGTCTGGCCCCGCTTCGAGCGGGAATCGCGCTATTTCGAGATGCTGTCGACCAAGGGCTGGCTGCTGCATGACAGGGACGGCCATCCGATCGACGGCCTCCCCATGCGCTACGACCGGGCGGGCGCGCTGCTGGACAGCACCGACCCCGATGCCCGCCAGTGGTTCTGGGGAACGGTGCGCGACAATATCCTCTCCCAGGGCTTCGACTGGCTGTGGCTGGACGAGACCGAGCCGGATCTGGTCCCCGACGGCTACTGGTATGCGCGCGGATCGGGCGACCGCTATCACAATCTCTACCCGCTGGTGCATACAGGCGGCGTGGCGGACGGATCGGCGCGCGACCGGCCCGATTTCCGCAACCTGATCCTCGCCCGCGCCGCCTATCTGGGATCGCAGCGGACCGGCAGCCTGTTCTGGTCGTCGGACGTCCATGCGACATGGGACGCGCTCAAACGGCAGGTGCCGACCGGCCTCAACTTCACCGCATCGGGCCTTGCCTATTGGGGCAGCGACATCGGCGGCTGGCAATGGCCCAAAGGTCCGAAGGCGGACCGGCCCGTGCTGGTCGACCCGGCGGGGGCGACCGCGATGGACGCCGATTATCCCGACTATCCCGAACTGTTCGTGCGCTGGTTCCAGTATAGCGTCTTCACGCCGACGCTGCGCATCCATGGCCAGCGTCCGGGCACCGCGCTCTGGGAATATGGAACGGCGGCCGAGCCGATCCTCTCCGACTGGCTGCGGCTGCGCTACGCGCTGATGCCCTATCTCTATGCGCTGGGGCGGCACACCTATGAGAGCGGCGCACCCTTCATGCGCGCGCTGTTCATGGACTTCCCCGATGACAGGAAGGCGCTGACCGTCGGCGATCAATATATGTTCGGCCCCGCCTTCCTCGTCGCGCCCGTGACCGAGCAGGGGAAGACGAAGCGCACCGTCTACCTGCCCGCAGGCACCGCCTGGTATGATTACTGGACCGAACGGCGCTATGAAGGCGGGCAGAGCGTGGAGGTCGATGCGCCGATCACGCAGATGCCGCTGTTCGTGAAAGCCGGGTCCATCGTGCCGATGGGCGCGCCGGTGAAGAGCACGGCGGAAAAGCAGATGGTCGAGAGCATCCGCGTCTATCCGGGCGCCGACGCGCGCTTCACCCTCTATGACGACGATGGGACCACCAACGCCTATCGCAAGGGCGGGATGAAGGCGGACCTGCTATGGAATGACGCGACGCGCCAGTTGACCACGAAGGGCAGGCTGCCGACCGGACAGACGCTGACCGGCCTCGTCCGCGTGATCGGCCAGTGA